One window of the Rosa rugosa chromosome 3, drRosRugo1.1, whole genome shotgun sequence genome contains the following:
- the LOC133740556 gene encoding uncharacterized protein C6C3.02c — translation MARRSSGGRSARPAPRRAPAPAPVRQAPPPAPAQSGSGGSMLGGIGSTIAQGMAFGGGSAVAHRAVDAVMGPRTIQHETVASEASAAPASMASSDACSIHSKAFQDCVSNFGSEISKCQFYMDMLSECRKNSGMLSA, via the exons ATGGCTCGCAGAAGCTCAGGAG gtcgATCTGCCCGCCCAGCTCCTCGTCGGGCTCCAGCACCAGCACCAG TTCGTCAGGCTCCTCCCCCGGCTCCTGCACAAAGTGGAAGTGGTGGATCCATGCTTGGAGGGATCGGATCAACCATAGCCCAGG GAATGGCTTTTGGAGGTGGAAGTGCTGTTGCACACAGGGCCGTGGATGCTGTGATGGGTCCTCGCACCATTCAACATGAAACGGTAGCCTCTGAGGCCTCTGCTGCTCCAGCATCCATGGCTAGCTCTGATGCATGCAGTATTCACTCTAAGGCTTTCCAAGAT TGTGTCAGCAACTTTGGAAGTGAGATCAGCAAGTGCCAGTTCTACATGGATATGCTGTCCGAGTGCAGGAAGAACTCTGGCATGTTGAGTGCCTAG
- the LOC133737440 gene encoding uncharacterized protein LOC133737440 produces the protein MRLVYEQISEAEMIFGMPLGLRNVPDKLVWHFTKNGTYSVKSGYWVARDMMSRQHADRARSSTNGCKEVWEKIWGINAPHKIKVFMWRAVKGFLPCATNLKQKKILEDSRCWQCGWNNESVMHVLWDCLKVKKIWKKTFLQGVCRVWQEPTFLDLVHHICSTATRSELETFCFTAWWIWRNRNLHRYEEKSLEPEEVA, from the coding sequence ATGCGCTTGGTTTATGAACAAATAAGCGAAGCTGAGATGATTTTTGGTATGCCCCTGGGACTTAGGAATGTACCGGATAAACTTGTTTGGCACTTTACCAAGAATGGGACGTATAGTGTGAAGTCCGGATACTGGGTTGCTAGGGACATGATGTCTCGGCAACATGCTGATAGGGCAAGGTCTAGTACCAACGGATGTAAGGAGGTTTGGGAGAAAATATGGGGAATTAATGCACCACACAAAATTAAGGTGTTTATGTGGAGGGCGGTGAAAGGTTTCTTGCCATGTGCAACTAAcctaaaacaaaagaagattCTAGAGGATTCTAGATGTTGGCAATGTGGGTGGAATAATGAGTCGGTGATGCATGTACTCTGGGATTGTCTGAAAGTTAAGAAAATATGGAAAAAGACTTTTCTGCAGGGAGTCTGTAGAGTATGGCAGGAACCCACCTTTCTCGACTTGGTGCATCACATATGTTCCACAGCTACTAGATCTGAACTGGAAACATTTTGCTTCACCGCTTGGTGGATTTGGAGGAACAGAAATCTGCACCGGTACGAGGAAAAGAGCTTGGAGCCTGAAGAGGTTGCCTGA
- the LOC133736221 gene encoding protein transport protein Sec61 subunit beta-like codes for MARGSSQSQATSSSTTSRPGVMAPRGSAAATAGMRSRRIGGGGNSSSRGMAGSGGGFGAGNNILRFRFYTDDAPGLKISPTVMLVMSLCFIGFITTLHVFGRLYYLHLSTGGA; via the coding sequence ATGGCTCGAGGCTCATCTCAGTCCCAAGCGACGTCGTCTTCCACGACCTCACGCCCCGGCGTCATGGCTCCTCGTGGTTCAGCTGCTGCCACAGCTGGAATGCGCAGCCGTCGTATCGGTGGAGGCGGCAACTCTAGCTCTAGAGGCATGGCCGGCAGTGGCGGTGGCTTTGGTGCCGGAAACAACATACTCAGGTTCAGGTTCTACACCGACGACGCTCCTGGCTTGAAGATCTCCCCCACCGTCATGCTCGTCATGAGCCTCTGCTTCATCGGCTTCATCACTACCCTCCACGTCTTCGGCAGGCTCTACTACCTCCACCTATCCACCGGCGGAGCTTAA